A region from the bacterium genome encodes:
- a CDS encoding NmrA/HSCARG family protein, with the protein MDDKKIIAVVGATGAQGGGVCRAVLMDAGGGYRVRALTRNAGSGKAKELEKLGAEIVEVDIDDGESLKRAFHGAHGAFCVTFFWEHFSPERELAEAKNMADAAKDAGVRHVIWSTLEDTRQWVPLDDPRMPTLMGKYKVPHFDAKGEADRLFSASGVPTTFLLTSFYWENLIHFGMGPKRGEDGNLYITLPMGDKKLPGIAAEDIGKCAYAIFRKGGEFTGRTVGIAGGHLTGGQMAAALTRALGQEIRYNAVSPEVYRGFGFPGAEDLGNMFQFKRDFESVFCGARSLEFSRALNPAMRSFEEWLAEHGDRIPVETVPGRASGG; encoded by the coding sequence GTGGACGACAAGAAGATCATCGCGGTAGTAGGTGCGACAGGGGCGCAGGGGGGAGGGGTGTGCCGTGCCGTTCTGATGGACGCGGGAGGCGGGTACAGGGTCCGCGCCCTGACGAGGAATGCCGGCTCCGGGAAGGCGAAGGAGCTCGAGAAACTGGGAGCGGAAATCGTGGAGGTGGACATCGACGACGGAGAGAGCCTGAAGAGAGCGTTTCACGGCGCCCACGGGGCATTCTGCGTCACCTTCTTCTGGGAACACTTCTCTCCGGAGAGGGAGCTGGCGGAGGCGAAAAACATGGCCGACGCGGCGAAGGACGCCGGCGTGCGGCATGTCATCTGGTCGACCCTTGAAGATACCCGGCAATGGGTTCCCCTCGACGACCCCCGGATGCCGACCCTCATGGGGAAATACAAGGTCCCTCATTTCGACGCCAAGGGGGAGGCCGACCGGCTGTTCTCCGCGAGCGGTGTCCCGACGACGTTCCTTCTGACCTCGTTTTACTGGGAGAACCTGATCCACTTCGGGATGGGGCCCAAGAGGGGGGAGGACGGGAATCTCTATATCACACTCCCCATGGGCGACAAGAAGCTTCCCGGCATCGCCGCCGAGGATATCGGAAAATGCGCATACGCGATTTTCAGGAAAGGCGGGGAATTCACCGGGAGGACCGTCGGAATCGCTGGCGGTCACCTGACCGGCGGGCAGATGGCGGCCGCGCTGACCCGGGCGCTCGGGCAGGAGATCCGGTATAACGCCGTCTCCCCCGAGGTCTACCGCGGCTTCGGCTTTCCGGGAGCGGAGGATCTCGGGAACATGTTCCAGTTCAAGCGGGACTTCGAATCGGTCTTCTGCGGTGCGCGCAGCCTCGAATTTTCCAGGGCGCTCAACCCCGCGATGCGGTCGTTCGAGGAGTGGCTCGCCGAGCACGGGGACCGGATCCCGGTCGAGACGGTACCCGGTCGGGCGTCGGGAGGGTGA
- a CDS encoding YdbL family protein: MERPAHRFTFSVLGVLALVAGCVTVNVYFPAAQVEKTAEKIVDDVYQEKKEPPNQEPAEKPRSWNEGDTVRGIVRLARFGPAPAFAEEATTVSNAAIRGLKEQIGRRHRELLPFYQQGQAGITRDGFLEVRGTSGLGLPQVAALKRLVDADNAARRRLYEEVARALNLKPEQVPQVRKIFAKQWREKAQAGWAVQSDDGQWGRK, encoded by the coding sequence ATGGAACGACCCGCGCATCGCTTCACTTTTTCCGTACTGGGGGTTCTCGCGCTCGTCGCGGGGTGCGTCACGGTGAACGTCTACTTCCCCGCCGCGCAGGTGGAGAAGACGGCCGAGAAAATCGTGGACGATGTCTACCAGGAGAAGAAGGAACCTCCGAACCAGGAGCCGGCGGAAAAACCGCGGTCGTGGAACGAAGGGGACACGGTCCGCGGCATCGTGCGCCTTGCCCGCTTCGGGCCCGCCCCGGCATTCGCCGAGGAAGCCACGACCGTGAGCAACGCGGCGATTCGCGGGCTGAAGGAGCAGATCGGACGGCGGCACCGGGAACTGCTCCCCTTCTATCAGCAAGGCCAGGCAGGGATCACCCGGGACGGATTCCTGGAGGTCCGGGGGACGAGCGGCCTCGGGTTACCCCAGGTGGCGGCCCTGAAGAGGCTCGTCGACGCCGACAACGCCGCCCGGCGCCGACTCTACGAGGAGGTGGCAAGAGCCCTCAACCTGAAACCGGAGCAGGTGCCCCAGGTACGGAAGATCTTCGCGAAGCAGTGGAGGGAGAAGGCCCAGGCCGGCTGGGCGGTCCAGTCGGACGACGGCCAGTGGGGGCGCAAGTAG
- a CDS encoding LemA family protein, with protein MGKSRVVLTAFLAVTLAGCGYNTFQRNDEAIKSSWSEVLNQYQRRADLIPNLVNTVKGFAAQEKEVLLGVTNARAKVGSIQATPELINNPEAFAKFQAAQGELSGALSRLLVVSENYPQLKSDANFRDLQAQLEGTENRITVARNRYIKAVQEYNVTVRSFPSNLTAMIFGYKTKPNFTVENEKEVSRPPKVDFAPAPAKQ; from the coding sequence ATGGGGAAATCAAGGGTGGTCCTCACGGCGTTCCTCGCAGTGACTCTTGCCGGCTGCGGCTACAACACATTCCAGCGGAACGACGAGGCGATCAAATCGAGCTGGTCCGAGGTCCTGAACCAGTACCAGCGCCGCGCGGACCTGATCCCCAACCTGGTGAACACCGTAAAGGGTTTCGCCGCCCAGGAAAAAGAGGTGTTGCTGGGGGTCACGAATGCCCGCGCCAAGGTCGGCAGCATCCAGGCGACCCCGGAACTGATCAACAACCCCGAGGCGTTCGCGAAGTTCCAGGCCGCCCAGGGGGAGCTGTCGGGAGCCCTTTCACGGCTCCTGGTGGTGTCGGAGAACTATCCGCAGCTGAAATCCGACGCCAACTTCCGCGATCTGCAGGCCCAGCTCGAAGGGACGGAGAACCGGATTACGGTCGCGCGGAACCGCTACATCAAGGCGGTGCAGGAATACAACGTGACGGTGCGCTCCTTCCCCTCCAACCTGACGGCGATGATCTTCGGGTATAAAACGAAGCCCAACTTCACGGTGGAGAACGAGAAGGAGGTCTCCAGGCCTCCCAAAGTCGATTTCGCGCCAGCGCCGGCGAAAC
- a CDS encoding HAMP domain-containing histidine kinase, which produces MPTLKARFESIRREFEMADTGFFVLRIIALSGTVGWLLVAPVPRETVSIFLRIAGFFLVYCVLVYALLFLRFDRKRDIYRLFLLFDLAFVYLLIVHSGGFASTFFIGFYLLTALHAFYYGYPTGMAVAAVSTVVYLLAGIRVSEIEPIDFLLRVSFLFLIALPIGLLSAVLRKDKEKIESLNRDLTESLQSLKYTQGKILEAEKLSALGRLSANVAHEIRNPLTAIGGFAKRLEKRLPEKSAEKESARIIVHEVGRLERILRDTLTFSRDAKFHLRYADMNNLLASTETRFADLCREYNVHITLRPAPDLPSCIVDEDQIRQSIDNLVTNAIDAMTGGGTLTLTTRTACENGTHFVVIDVADTGPGIPPDLASRVFEPFYSSKEIGHGTGLGLSICKKIMEEHRGSIRVSSAPGEGAMFSLFIPYIPVEEIFKAQCWEIMRCGVELPGNAAESCPAYPNYGRICWSVAGTFSETKVHCALAAKIGDCHQCAFYEIVNPSCAQNPQGNH; this is translated from the coding sequence ATGCCCACCCTCAAGGCCCGCTTCGAATCGATTCGAAGGGAATTCGAGATGGCGGACACCGGGTTCTTCGTTCTCCGGATCATCGCCTTGTCGGGGACCGTCGGCTGGCTCCTCGTGGCGCCGGTCCCCCGGGAAACCGTTTCGATTTTCCTCCGGATCGCCGGATTTTTCCTCGTTTACTGCGTATTGGTGTACGCGCTCCTGTTCCTCCGATTCGACCGGAAGAGGGACATCTATCGTCTTTTTCTCCTGTTCGACCTTGCCTTCGTCTACCTGCTGATCGTACATTCCGGCGGCTTCGCCAGCACCTTTTTCATAGGCTTCTACCTGCTGACCGCCCTGCACGCTTTCTACTACGGCTATCCCACCGGCATGGCCGTGGCCGCGGTGAGCACCGTGGTCTACCTCCTCGCCGGTATTCGCGTCTCCGAAATCGAGCCGATCGACTTCCTGCTCCGGGTCTCCTTCCTTTTCCTCATCGCGCTCCCGATCGGCCTGCTCTCGGCGGTCCTCCGCAAGGACAAGGAGAAGATCGAGTCGCTCAACCGGGACCTGACCGAATCGCTCCAATCCTTGAAGTACACGCAAGGAAAGATTCTCGAAGCGGAGAAGTTGTCCGCACTCGGGAGGCTTTCCGCCAACGTGGCACACGAGATCCGCAACCCCCTGACGGCGATCGGGGGATTCGCAAAGCGCCTGGAGAAGCGGTTGCCGGAGAAATCGGCGGAAAAAGAGAGCGCAAGGATCATCGTCCACGAGGTGGGGCGTCTCGAACGGATCCTTCGGGACACGCTGACCTTTTCCAGGGATGCGAAATTCCACCTCCGGTACGCGGACATGAACAATCTTCTCGCCTCGACGGAGACGAGGTTCGCCGACCTCTGCCGGGAGTATAATGTGCACATCACGCTTCGTCCGGCGCCTGACCTTCCATCCTGCATCGTCGACGAGGACCAGATCCGGCAGTCCATCGACAACCTGGTGACCAACGCGATCGACGCGATGACGGGGGGCGGAACGCTGACCCTGACGACAAGGACGGCATGCGAGAACGGGACCCACTTCGTGGTCATCGACGTCGCCGACACGGGGCCGGGGATCCCGCCTGACCTGGCAAGCCGGGTCTTCGAGCCCTTCTACTCCTCCAAAGAGATCGGCCACGGCACGGGTCTCGGCCTCTCCATCTGCAAGAAGATCATGGAAGAGCACCGCGGGTCGATCCGGGTGTCGTCGGCGCCGGGAGAAGGCGCGATGTTCAGCCTTTTCATCCCGTACATTCCCGTCGAGGAGATCTTCAAGGCACAGTGCTGGGAAATCATGCGCTGTGGCGTCGAACTGCCCGGGAATGCCGCGGAATCGTGCCCGGCCTACCCGAATTACGGAAGAATCTGCTGGTCCGTCGCGGGGACATTCTCCGAGACGAAAGTCCATTGCGCCCTGGCCGCGAAAATCGGAGACTGCCACCAGTGCGCCTTCTACGAAATCGTCAACCCTTCCTGTGCGCAGAATCCACAGGGAAACCACTGA